Proteins from a genomic interval of Mycolicibacterium grossiae:
- the mgtA gene encoding magnesium-translocating P-type ATPase — protein sequence MCDVVAAGARPAPRCAVSGSARAVSGSPSADERFRALALSTDFALYKQNSSTPRGLTEDEAAERLARFGENRAPDGDDASLRVRAVVAVRSPFVVLLAVLGAVFATLGDLRGTVIVALVVLTAVTLRCWHHGRSSRAVRALRDRQHRTATVRRRWSADAQPAAREVPLEDVVPGDVVILEAGDRVPADVRLVAAVGLSVDQSVVSGESRPVDKHPGEDDTAPTVPALSRLCLAGSAVVTGTGTGVVVATGAATYAATVRREVAVLPRRSSIDLGVHSVVWTLVRAMLVMAAVVFVVRGAIDGGWTQAAVLAVAVAVGLTPEMLPVIVSAALGVGASRLARREVIVARLDAIGDLGAMDVLCVDKTGTLTEDRVVFAQAMDAGGLPDALPARYAATAVRLRQECHGRFDDAIAAAADGLVRHPDGYGHVDEVPFAHHRRRASVIVREPGGRDRLICHGDPDVLLERCTALRTAGAVTALTAERRAEALAVVARAHAAGRQVLAVAVRATAPRVARYDADDERDMVLVGFITLVDPVRTDAPDVLAELGGLGVSVRMLTGDARAVAVDVGRCVGMPVAGALCGRDLDRMADDELGAAVESVAVYAELTPAHKRRIVDALRARGLVVGFLGDGVNDIAALRAADAGIAADTAGEAVKDVADVVLVRPSLAVLAEAVREGRRTLVTVMTYVKITASSNLGNAMSIVAAGVLLPFVPILPVQLLVQNLLYDGAQLALAWDRVGDHRIRAPRRFRPDGLLRFMVTFGALSSVFDVVTFVVLWRMFGGAHDAVAFRTGWFLEGLLSQLLVVQVLRRGAGAGRARRPAGVVVLAAGLAAVVGCLLPLSPLANPLRMQPISLGYVGVLVGILLAYGATAALVLRLYREPA from the coding sequence GTGTGCGACGTCGTCGCCGCCGGCGCACGTCCCGCACCGCGGTGCGCGGTGAGCGGCTCGGCGCGGGCGGTCTCCGGGTCACCGTCCGCCGACGAGCGTTTCCGGGCGCTGGCGCTGTCCACCGATTTCGCACTCTACAAGCAGAACTCGTCGACACCCCGCGGCCTCACCGAGGACGAGGCGGCCGAACGACTCGCCCGGTTCGGCGAGAACCGCGCGCCCGACGGGGATGACGCGTCCCTGCGCGTCCGCGCCGTCGTGGCCGTCCGCAGTCCGTTCGTGGTGCTGCTCGCGGTGCTCGGCGCCGTCTTCGCGACTCTTGGCGATCTCCGCGGCACCGTCATCGTCGCGCTGGTGGTGCTCACGGCCGTCACCCTGCGCTGCTGGCACCACGGACGGTCGTCGCGGGCCGTCCGCGCACTCCGCGACCGTCAGCACCGTACGGCGACGGTCCGCCGGCGGTGGAGCGCCGACGCCCAGCCCGCTGCCCGCGAGGTGCCGCTCGAGGACGTCGTGCCCGGCGACGTCGTGATCCTCGAGGCGGGCGACCGGGTACCGGCGGACGTGCGGCTGGTGGCGGCGGTCGGGCTGTCGGTGGATCAGTCGGTGGTCAGCGGCGAGAGCCGGCCGGTGGACAAGCATCCCGGCGAGGACGACACCGCGCCGACGGTGCCGGCGTTGTCGCGGCTGTGCCTCGCGGGCAGTGCCGTCGTCACGGGGACGGGAACCGGGGTGGTGGTGGCGACCGGCGCGGCGACGTACGCGGCCACCGTGCGCCGCGAGGTGGCCGTGCTACCGCGTCGGTCGAGCATCGATCTCGGCGTCCACTCGGTGGTGTGGACGCTGGTGCGGGCCATGCTGGTGATGGCCGCCGTCGTATTCGTCGTGCGCGGCGCGATCGACGGCGGCTGGACGCAGGCGGCGGTGCTCGCGGTGGCGGTCGCAGTCGGGCTGACTCCGGAGATGTTGCCGGTCATCGTGTCGGCGGCGCTCGGCGTGGGTGCGTCCCGGTTGGCCCGCCGTGAGGTGATCGTCGCGCGACTGGACGCCATCGGCGACCTCGGCGCCATGGACGTGCTGTGCGTCGACAAGACCGGCACGCTTACCGAGGACCGCGTGGTGTTCGCGCAGGCGATGGATGCCGGTGGCCTGCCCGATGCCCTGCCTGCGCGGTACGCCGCCACCGCCGTGCGGCTGCGTCAGGAATGCCACGGCCGGTTCGACGATGCTATCGCCGCGGCGGCGGACGGGCTGGTTCGGCATCCCGACGGCTACGGGCACGTCGACGAGGTGCCGTTCGCGCATCACCGCCGACGCGCCAGTGTCATCGTGCGCGAGCCGGGTGGCCGGGACCGGTTGATCTGCCACGGTGATCCCGACGTGCTGTTGGAGCGCTGCACGGCGCTGCGGACGGCCGGTGCAGTGACGGCGCTGACCGCCGAGCGACGGGCCGAGGCGCTGGCAGTCGTCGCCCGGGCCCACGCCGCGGGGCGTCAGGTGCTGGCGGTCGCGGTGCGCGCGACGGCGCCCCGCGTCGCCCGGTACGACGCCGACGACGAACGGGACATGGTGCTCGTCGGTTTCATCACCCTCGTCGACCCGGTGCGCACCGATGCGCCGGACGTGCTGGCCGAACTCGGCGGTCTCGGGGTGTCGGTGCGGATGCTCACGGGGGACGCACGCGCGGTCGCGGTGGACGTCGGACGCTGCGTCGGCATGCCCGTGGCGGGTGCGCTGTGCGGCCGGGACCTGGACCGCATGGCGGACGACGAACTCGGCGCCGCGGTCGAATCGGTGGCGGTGTACGCCGAACTCACCCCCGCACACAAGCGGCGGATCGTCGACGCGCTGCGTGCCCGCGGCCTGGTCGTCGGGTTCCTCGGCGACGGTGTCAACGACATCGCGGCGCTGCGCGCGGCGGACGCCGGCATCGCCGCCGACACGGCGGGCGAGGCGGTGAAGGACGTCGCGGACGTCGTGCTGGTGCGCCCCAGCCTCGCCGTGCTCGCCGAGGCGGTGCGCGAGGGGCGTCGGACGCTGGTCACGGTGATGACGTACGTGAAGATCACGGCGAGTTCGAACCTCGGCAACGCGATGTCGATCGTCGCGGCCGGCGTGCTGCTGCCCTTCGTCCCGATCTTGCCGGTGCAGCTGCTGGTGCAGAACCTGCTCTACGACGGTGCGCAGCTCGCCCTGGCCTGGGATCGGGTTGGCGATCACCGCATTCGCGCGCCGCGGCGGTTCCGGCCGGACGGGCTGCTGCGGTTCATGGTCACCTTCGGCGCGCTCAGCTCGGTCTTCGACGTGGTGACGTTCGTGGTGCTGTGGCGGATGTTCGGTGGTGCGCACGATGCGGTGGCGTTCCGCACCGGGTGGTTCCTCGAGGGCCTGCTGTCTCAGCTGCTGGTGGTGCAGGTGCTGCGGCGCGGCGCGGGTGCCGGCCGCGCGCGGCGGCCGGCCGGCGTCGTGGTACTGGCCGCCGGCCTCGCTGCGGTGGTCGGGTGTCTGCTGCCGCTGAGCCCGCTGGCGAACCCGTTGCGCATGCAGCCCATCAGCCTCGGGTACGTGGGCGTCCTCGTCGGCATCCTGCTCGCGTACGGCGCGACCGCCGCGCTGGTGCTGCGCCTCTACCGGGAGCCCGCGTGA
- the car gene encoding carboxylic acid reductase codes for MSAPATDREARLQDRFQRLTSGDAQLIAAAPDAEVTAALNAEDTVLADVIRTVMTRYADRPALGQRAVEFVTDADGRTVVEYQPRFDTITYGQTWTRIKALADSLAGNPVQPGDRVATLGFNSPDYAIVDMALSIAGAVAVPLQTSAPVAQLHPILVETEPVVILSSVDHLADAVELALTAYAPQRVIVFDYHPQVTDHREAVEAANARLAEKQVTVEALADVIAAGPKHTDGPEIVRSHDDDLRLLIYTSGSTGTPKGAMYTDRLMANCWRGWFAPEWDTEGKLPAITFNFMPISHVMGRVILYSSLGAGGTAYFAAKSDLSTLLDDLALVRPTKLDLVPRIWEMLFQEIQSMVDRRLTDGADRDEVEQQVLAEQREKMLGGRQFSAMTGSAPISPELRAWAEDFLDIHLINGYGSTEDGVVLVDDTLRRPPVLDYKLVDVPELGYYATDRPYPRGELYLKSRDLIPGYYKRPEITAELFDDEGWYHTGDVMAEIGPDQLTYVDRRNNVLKLSQGEFVTVSKLEAAYGGHPAIRQIFVHGNSARSYVLAVIVPTDDALASVGGDVEAVKPVLAEALQSIAREAGLQSFEIPRDFLVETTPFTLENGLLTGIRKLARPQLKARYGPELEQLYIDLADGQADVLRELRADGANRPVLETVAKAAGALLGAASTDLAGDAQFTDLGGDSLSALTFANLLNDIFAVDVPVGVIVSPASDLASIAAYVEAQLGGGSKRPTYDAVHGRDATEVHASELTLDKFLDEATLAAAPSLPGPAREVRTVLLTGATGFLGRYLALQWLERMDLVDGKVIALVRAKDDDAARARLDATFDSGDPTLLAHYRELAADHLEVLAGDKGEANLGQSQQDWQRLADTVDLIVDPAALVNHVLPYSQLFGPNVVGTAELIRIALTTRIKPFVYVSTIGVGDSITPGTFVEETDVRQMSATRPVNDGYANGYGNSKWAGEVLLREANEHYGLPASVFRCDMIMADTTYAGQLNVPDMFTRMMLSLVATGIAPNSFYELDAGGSRQRAHYDGLPVEFIADAISTLGANVTEGFETYHVMNPYDDGISMDTFVDWLVDAGYPITRVPGYDQWLDRFSTALRALPEKQRQASLIPLLHNYQRPEHPVNGSLAPADHFRAAVQEAKIGPDKDIPHLSAPVIVKYVTDLELLGLL; via the coding sequence ATGTCAGCTCCCGCCACTGATCGCGAGGCGCGACTTCAGGACCGCTTCCAGCGATTGACCTCTGGCGACGCGCAACTCATCGCCGCTGCACCCGACGCTGAAGTCACCGCCGCCCTCAACGCCGAGGACACCGTCCTCGCCGACGTCATCCGAACCGTCATGACCCGCTACGCCGACCGCCCGGCCCTCGGCCAGCGCGCGGTCGAGTTCGTCACCGACGCCGACGGCCGCACGGTCGTCGAGTACCAGCCCCGCTTCGACACCATCACCTACGGCCAGACCTGGACCCGCATCAAGGCGCTCGCCGACTCACTCGCCGGCAACCCCGTCCAGCCCGGCGACCGCGTCGCCACGCTCGGCTTCAACAGCCCCGACTACGCGATCGTCGACATGGCGCTGTCCATCGCCGGCGCCGTCGCGGTCCCCCTGCAGACCAGCGCCCCCGTCGCGCAGCTGCACCCGATCCTCGTCGAGACCGAGCCCGTCGTGATCCTCTCCAGCGTCGACCACCTCGCCGACGCCGTCGAACTCGCGCTCACCGCCTACGCGCCGCAGCGCGTCATCGTCTTCGACTACCACCCGCAGGTCACCGACCACCGCGAGGCCGTCGAGGCCGCCAACGCCCGCCTAGCCGAGAAGCAGGTCACCGTCGAGGCGCTCGCCGACGTCATCGCCGCCGGCCCCAAGCACACCGACGGCCCGGAGATCGTCCGCAGCCACGACGACGACCTGCGCCTGCTCATCTACACCTCGGGCAGCACCGGCACCCCCAAGGGCGCCATGTACACCGACCGGCTGATGGCCAACTGCTGGCGCGGCTGGTTCGCCCCCGAGTGGGACACCGAGGGCAAGCTGCCTGCGATCACGTTCAACTTCATGCCGATCAGCCACGTCATGGGCCGCGTCATCCTCTACTCCTCGCTCGGCGCGGGCGGCACCGCCTACTTCGCCGCCAAGAGCGACCTCTCCACGCTGCTCGACGACCTCGCCCTGGTACGTCCCACCAAGCTCGACCTGGTCCCCCGCATCTGGGAGATGCTGTTCCAGGAGATCCAGAGCATGGTCGACCGCCGCCTGACCGACGGCGCGGACCGCGACGAGGTCGAGCAGCAGGTGCTCGCCGAGCAGCGCGAGAAGATGCTCGGCGGACGGCAGTTCTCGGCGATGACGGGTTCCGCGCCCATCTCCCCCGAGCTGCGCGCCTGGGCCGAGGACTTCCTCGACATCCACCTCATCAACGGCTACGGCTCCACCGAGGACGGCGTCGTCCTCGTCGACGACACCCTGCGCCGCCCGCCGGTGCTGGACTACAAGCTCGTCGACGTCCCCGAACTCGGCTACTACGCCACCGACCGGCCGTACCCCCGCGGCGAGCTGTACCTCAAGTCGCGCGACCTGATCCCCGGCTACTACAAGCGCCCCGAGATCACCGCCGAGCTGTTCGACGACGAGGGCTGGTACCACACCGGCGACGTCATGGCCGAGATCGGACCCGATCAGCTCACCTACGTCGACCGCCGCAACAACGTGCTCAAGCTGTCCCAGGGCGAGTTCGTCACCGTCTCCAAGCTCGAGGCGGCCTACGGCGGACACCCCGCCATTCGGCAGATCTTCGTGCACGGCAACAGCGCTCGCTCCTACGTGCTGGCCGTCATCGTCCCGACCGACGACGCACTCGCGTCGGTAGGTGGCGACGTCGAGGCCGTCAAGCCGGTGCTGGCCGAGGCGCTGCAGAGCATCGCTCGCGAGGCCGGCCTGCAGTCGTTCGAGATCCCCCGTGACTTCCTGGTGGAGACGACGCCGTTCACGCTGGAGAACGGTCTGCTGACCGGCATCCGCAAGCTGGCCCGGCCGCAGCTCAAGGCGCGCTACGGACCGGAACTCGAGCAGCTCTACATCGACCTCGCCGACGGCCAGGCCGACGTGCTGCGCGAGCTGCGCGCCGACGGCGCCAACCGCCCGGTGCTCGAGACCGTCGCCAAGGCCGCGGGCGCGCTGCTCGGCGCCGCGTCGACCGACCTCGCCGGTGACGCCCAGTTCACCGATCTGGGCGGAGACTCGTTGTCCGCGTTGACGTTCGCGAACCTGCTCAACGACATCTTCGCCGTCGACGTGCCGGTCGGCGTGATCGTCAGCCCGGCCAGCGACCTCGCGTCGATCGCCGCCTACGTCGAGGCGCAGCTCGGCGGCGGGTCCAAGCGGCCCACCTATGACGCCGTGCACGGCCGCGACGCCACCGAGGTGCACGCCTCCGAGCTGACGCTAGACAAGTTCCTCGACGAGGCCACGCTGGCGGCCGCACCGTCGCTGCCCGGCCCGGCCCGCGAGGTCCGCACCGTGCTGCTCACCGGCGCGACCGGCTTCCTCGGCCGCTACCTGGCGCTGCAGTGGCTGGAGCGGATGGACCTGGTCGACGGCAAGGTCATCGCCCTGGTCCGTGCGAAGGACGACGACGCTGCCCGCGCCCGGCTGGACGCCACGTTCGACAGCGGCGACCCGACGCTGCTGGCGCACTACCGGGAGCTGGCGGCCGACCACCTCGAGGTGCTCGCCGGCGACAAGGGAGAGGCCAATCTCGGCCAGTCGCAGCAGGACTGGCAGCGGCTGGCCGACACCGTCGACCTCATCGTCGACCCGGCCGCCCTGGTGAACCACGTACTGCCCTACAGCCAGCTGTTCGGCCCCAACGTCGTCGGCACCGCCGAGCTGATCCGCATCGCGCTGACCACGCGGATCAAGCCCTTCGTCTACGTCTCGACCATCGGCGTCGGCGACAGCATCACGCCGGGCACCTTCGTCGAGGAGACCGACGTCCGGCAGATGAGCGCCACCCGCCCAGTCAACGACGGCTACGCCAACGGCTACGGCAACAGCAAGTGGGCCGGTGAGGTCCTGCTGCGCGAGGCCAACGAGCACTACGGCCTGCCGGCCTCGGTGTTCCGCTGCGACATGATCATGGCGGACACCACCTACGCCGGACAGCTCAACGTGCCGGACATGTTCACCCGCATGATGCTCTCGCTGGTCGCGACGGGCATCGCGCCGAACTCGTTCTACGAGTTGGACGCCGGCGGCAGCCGGCAGCGGGCGCACTACGACGGCCTGCCGGTCGAGTTCATCGCCGACGCGATCTCCACCCTGGGCGCCAACGTGACCGAGGGCTTCGAGACCTACCACGTGATGAACCCGTACGACGACGGCATCAGCATGGACACGTTCGTCGACTGGCTCGTCGACGCCGGCTACCCGATCACCCGGGTGCCCGGATACGACCAGTGGCTGGACCGGTTCTCCACGGCGCTGCGTGCGCTGCCGGAGAAGCAGCGCCAGGCGTCGTTGATCCCGCTGCTGCACAACTACCAGCGTCCCGAGCACCCGGTGAACGGGTCGCTGGCGCCCGCGGACCACTTCCGCGCGGCCGTGCAGGAGGCGAAGATCGGCCCGGACAAGGACATTCCGCACCTGTCCGCCCCGGTGATCGTCAAGTACGTCACCGACCTGGAGCTGCTGGGCCTGCTCTGA
- a CDS encoding APC family permease, translating to MTSPSTGADASAQPTLERQIGPLQATAINMTQMCGIGPFVTIPAMVATIGGPEAMFGWIIGAILSLADGLIWAELGAAMPGAGGTYIYLREAFQYRTGRLMPFLFVWSAVLFIPLIMSTGIIGLVQYLGYLIPGVTDASGNTALGKVIGVGITLLIMVALFRKIGQIGKLTTVLFVVMLVAVLSTIVAAFSHFSAAQAFAFTPGAFGGHGTFWAGLGAGLIIAVYDYLGYNTTAYLGGEMRNPGRTIPRSIVAAILGIMSLYFLLQIGVLGSIPLEELKTATSVASTVLEQAWGSTAAQIITGLIVVAAVGSVFAGLLGGSRVPYEAALDKVFLPVFGRLHPRLHLPTYGVLAMGVITIIGSLFTLTTIINAAVATLLIIQSLAQVAAIVVLRRRQPNLVRPYRQWLYPVPTIVAGLGWVYVYFSATWLSIGLSLGWVAIGCVAFLVYARTERTWPFGPKEIKEAFASDAVSEPRPA from the coding sequence GTGACTTCACCCTCGACCGGTGCCGACGCGTCCGCGCAGCCCACGCTCGAACGACAGATCGGCCCCCTGCAGGCCACCGCGATCAACATGACGCAGATGTGCGGCATCGGTCCGTTCGTCACGATCCCCGCCATGGTCGCCACCATCGGCGGGCCCGAGGCGATGTTCGGCTGGATCATCGGGGCAATCCTGTCCCTCGCCGACGGCCTCATCTGGGCCGAACTCGGCGCCGCGATGCCCGGCGCCGGCGGCACCTACATCTACCTGCGCGAGGCGTTCCAGTACCGCACCGGCCGGCTGATGCCGTTCCTCTTCGTGTGGAGCGCGGTGCTGTTCATCCCGCTCATCATGAGCACCGGCATCATCGGCCTGGTCCAGTACCTCGGCTATTTGATCCCCGGCGTCACCGACGCGTCGGGAAACACCGCGCTGGGCAAGGTGATCGGCGTCGGCATCACACTGCTGATCATGGTGGCGCTGTTCCGCAAGATCGGTCAGATCGGCAAGCTCACCACGGTGCTGTTCGTGGTGATGCTCGTCGCGGTGCTCAGCACGATCGTCGCCGCCTTCAGCCACTTCAGCGCCGCGCAGGCGTTCGCGTTCACCCCCGGCGCCTTCGGCGGCCACGGCACCTTCTGGGCCGGGCTCGGCGCCGGCCTCATCATCGCCGTCTACGACTACCTCGGCTACAACACCACCGCCTACCTCGGCGGCGAGATGCGCAACCCCGGCCGCACGATCCCGCGGTCCATCGTCGCCGCGATCCTCGGCATCATGAGCCTGTACTTCCTGCTGCAGATCGGCGTGCTCGGCTCGATCCCGCTCGAGGAACTCAAGACCGCGACGTCGGTCGCCTCGACGGTGCTGGAACAGGCGTGGGGCTCGACCGCCGCGCAGATCATCACCGGCCTGATCGTCGTCGCGGCCGTCGGCTCGGTGTTCGCCGGACTGCTCGGCGGGTCGCGCGTGCCGTACGAGGCCGCGCTCGACAAGGTCTTCCTGCCCGTCTTCGGCCGCCTGCATCCCCGGCTGCACCTGCCCACCTACGGCGTCCTGGCCATGGGCGTCATCACGATCATCGGCTCGCTGTTCACGTTGACGACCATCATCAACGCCGCCGTCGCGACGCTGCTCATCATCCAGTCGCTGGCCCAGGTCGCCGCGATCGTCGTGCTGCGGCGCCGGCAGCCGAACCTGGTGCGCCCGTACCGGCAGTGGCTCTACCCGGTGCCGACGATCGTCGCGGGCCTCGGCTGGGTCTACGTCTACTTCTCGGCGACGTGGCTGTCGATCGGCCTGTCGCTGGGCTGGGTCGCCATCGGGTGCGTCGCGTTCCTCGTCTACGCCCGGACCGAGCGCACCTGGCCGTTCGGCCCCAAGGAGATCAAGGAGGCCTTCGCCTCCGACGCGGTGAGCGAGCCGCGGCCGGCGTAG
- the nagB gene encoding glucosamine-6-phosphate deaminase — translation MDVIIEPDDAACGVTVAEVFDRAVRSGARTLGLATGSSPLSVYGELIRRHREEGLSFADVQAFLLDEYVGLPPEHNQSYAYFIRTRFSELVDIDSARVHGPDGVADDVFAAADRYDAAIAESGPIDVQLLGIGVNGHIGFNEPGSSLGSRTRVTTLTEQTRQDNARFFDSIDEVPRHVITQGLGTISSARHLVLIATGQHKAAAVAAAVEGPLTASCPASVLQLHPRVTVVVDEAAAVRLENADFYRYTQEYKPTRG, via the coding sequence TTGGACGTCATCATCGAGCCCGACGACGCCGCGTGCGGCGTCACCGTCGCCGAGGTCTTCGACCGCGCCGTCCGGTCGGGAGCCCGGACGCTGGGGTTGGCGACGGGGTCGTCGCCGCTGTCGGTGTACGGCGAGCTGATCCGCCGCCACCGCGAGGAGGGCCTGAGCTTCGCCGACGTCCAGGCGTTCCTGCTCGACGAGTACGTCGGGCTGCCGCCCGAGCACAACCAGTCGTACGCGTACTTCATCCGGACCCGGTTCAGCGAGCTCGTCGACATCGATTCCGCGCGGGTGCACGGTCCGGACGGTGTCGCTGACGATGTGTTCGCCGCCGCCGACCGCTATGACGCCGCGATCGCCGAGTCCGGGCCGATCGACGTGCAGCTGCTGGGCATCGGCGTGAATGGGCACATCGGATTCAACGAGCCGGGCTCCTCGCTGGGCTCGCGGACGCGGGTGACGACGCTGACCGAGCAGACCCGCCAGGACAACGCGCGATTCTTTGACAGCATCGACGAGGTGCCGCGGCACGTCATCACCCAGGGGCTGGGCACCATTAGCTCGGCCCGCCACCTGGTGCTCATCGCGACCGGCCAGCACAAGGCGGCCGCGGTCGCCGCGGCGGTCGAAGGGCCGCTGACGGCGAGCTGCCCGGCCTCGGTGCTGCAGCTGCACCCGCGCGTCACCGTCGTGGTCGACGAAGCGGCCGCGGTCCGGCTGGAGAACGCGGATTTCTACCGGTACACCCAGGAGTACAAGCCGACGCGGGGCTAG
- a CDS encoding ROK family transcriptional regulator, translated as MTVDGRAAPQAGTPANMRALNQRLVLDRLREHGNATRPEIAASTGLSKPTVGQALLDLEQHGLVQSVGRRADRPGRAAVVYRSAPEAGHIVGVDIGRRVLRVAVADLDGTVVSRVEQPNRSRSGTMLVRLVGEAVGRAVAEAGLDAADIVVTVLGTPGIPDLATGSVHRSPNLPGWERRGLLGELTALLGANGSTVLVENDANLCAVGEHAGGAAQGVDVVACLTVGTGIGMGILVSGRLFRGAHGAAGEIADLPYGRVPAGVTAHRPGPVEVVAAGDAVVAAARVAGLDLPTAKAVFDAARAGDTRAAQVVADEASTLARVVAVVTAVLDPGLIVLAGGIGRNVDLLAEPMRRELAETIPLVPDVVGGHLGDDAVLVGAIATAMGTAWDLVFDRRVLGRSAGDA; from the coding sequence GTGACGGTGGACGGTCGTGCGGCACCCCAGGCCGGCACCCCGGCGAACATGCGTGCGCTCAACCAGCGTCTCGTCCTGGACCGGCTGCGCGAGCACGGCAACGCCACGCGTCCCGAGATCGCGGCGAGCACCGGCCTGTCGAAACCCACGGTGGGGCAAGCGCTCCTGGACCTCGAGCAGCACGGCCTGGTGCAGTCGGTCGGACGGCGTGCCGACCGCCCGGGGCGCGCGGCCGTTGTCTACCGTTCCGCGCCGGAGGCGGGCCACATCGTCGGCGTCGACATCGGCCGTCGGGTGCTGCGCGTCGCGGTCGCCGACCTCGACGGGACCGTCGTGTCCCGGGTCGAGCAACCCAACCGCAGCCGCTCGGGGACGATGCTGGTCCGGCTCGTCGGCGAGGCCGTCGGCCGCGCCGTCGCCGAAGCGGGCCTCGACGCCGCTGACATCGTGGTGACCGTGCTGGGCACCCCCGGCATCCCGGACCTTGCAACCGGCAGCGTGCACCGCTCGCCGAACCTGCCCGGCTGGGAACGGCGCGGCCTGCTCGGCGAGCTGACTGCGCTGCTCGGTGCGAACGGGTCGACGGTGCTCGTGGAGAACGACGCGAACCTGTGCGCGGTCGGCGAGCACGCCGGAGGTGCCGCCCAGGGAGTCGACGTGGTGGCGTGCCTGACCGTCGGTACCGGCATCGGCATGGGGATCCTGGTGAGCGGCAGGCTGTTCCGAGGGGCTCATGGCGCGGCGGGGGAGATCGCCGACCTGCCCTACGGCCGAGTGCCTGCAGGTGTCACGGCGCACCGTCCCGGCCCGGTGGAGGTGGTGGCCGCCGGCGACGCGGTGGTGGCGGCCGCGCGCGTGGCGGGACTGGACCTGCCGACGGCCAAGGCGGTCTTCGACGCGGCGCGCGCCGGCGACACCCGTGCGGCCCAGGTGGTCGCCGACGAGGCGTCCACGCTGGCGCGGGTGGTCGCCGTGGTGACCGCCGTGCTCGATCCCGGGCTGATCGTGTTGGCCGGGGGCATCGGCCGCAACGTCGACCTGCTCGCCGAGCCCATGCGCCGCGAACTCGCCGAGACCATCCCGTTGGTTCCCGACGTCGTGGGTGGGCATCTAGGGGATGACGCCGTGCTCGTCGGGGCCATCGCCACCGCCATGGGCACGGCGTGGGATCTGGTGTTCGACCGCCGCGTGCTGGGCCGCTCGGCCGGCGACGCCTGA